A region of Streptomyces sp. NBC_01267 DNA encodes the following proteins:
- a CDS encoding SPW repeat protein, with product MADVSHKADVSQKARGDLGSHPDVPEMQARYARVLGGRDVAFADGPVFLVGLYCAVSPWVLHFNTTQPALTPVNIIMGIAIGLLAVGFAAAPQRMYGLSWAMCAMGAWLIAAPWVAGSGPDRGVIWNNAVIGGLTILLGLICAGVSARSRRHRV from the coding sequence ATGGCCGACGTGTCACACAAAGCAGACGTCTCACAGAAGGCAAGAGGAGATCTGGGAAGTCATCCCGACGTTCCTGAAATGCAGGCCAGGTACGCTCGAGTGCTCGGTGGACGTGATGTGGCGTTCGCGGACGGGCCGGTGTTTCTCGTCGGTCTCTACTGCGCGGTATCGCCGTGGGTGCTCCACTTCAACACCACGCAGCCGGCGCTCACACCGGTCAACATCATCATGGGCATCGCGATCGGTCTGCTGGCCGTCGGATTCGCCGCTGCACCACAGCGCATGTACGGCCTGAGCTGGGCCATGTGCGCCATGGGTGCGTGGTTGATCGCGGCCCCGTGGGTCGCGGGCTCCGGCCCGGACAGAGGCGTGATCTGGAACAACGCGGTCATCGGCGGTCTGACGATCCTGCTCGGACTGATCTGTGCCGGTGTCTCGGCCAGAAGCCGCCGTCACAGGGTGTGA
- a CDS encoding AAA family ATPase, which produces MELLRQGQQQAAAQAFTEATEHDPTAADAWLGLHSTGTLQAQALDAMVVNSGSFGALRSKFSTPLRSNFQIGHYVTFRLENARDLWLAAMTALLDAGQLDEAWAALCTAQLDCDETRFVCARHAFLKEEWPSVLTFARGIQEPFLRDEAQFCIGAALFAQGVYHEALNVLGPLPQKLEVGSRFDGEVAYFRGRCLESLGDTEAALKQYQYAFRCAPGIHDVDVRAQVRRTSPVPSDGPAAPVAPGTAPAPSAPASAAPGGGRNGQSGQHGQSDQCAPDPAALLAEAQEALDAMIGLEPVKRQVQTLIAQLRMAAVREEQGLPSSARPRHFVFAGPPGTGKTTVARIVGKVFAGLGLLEKGHVIEAQRVDLVGQHLGSTAIKTSGVIDSAMDGVLFVDEAYALSNSGYSGGDAFGDEALQVLLKRAEDDRDRLVVVLAGYRDEMAGLLATNPGLASRFTTRVDFPSYDWEQLLLIARSVLAAQGDAPSDEAAEALGQAFRTAAERELTDTLGNGRFARELCLKATALRDLRLLPAHAAGTLTREDIVTVLPEDVNAAYQELMEPHDGPS; this is translated from the coding sequence GTGGAACTACTGCGCCAGGGACAGCAACAGGCCGCCGCCCAGGCCTTCACGGAGGCCACCGAGCACGACCCGACCGCCGCCGACGCCTGGCTGGGGCTGCATTCCACCGGGACGCTCCAGGCGCAGGCCCTGGACGCGATGGTCGTCAACTCCGGGTCGTTCGGGGCGCTGCGCTCGAAGTTCTCGACGCCTCTCCGGTCGAACTTCCAGATCGGGCACTACGTCACCTTCCGGCTGGAGAACGCGCGCGATCTCTGGCTGGCCGCCATGACCGCGCTCCTCGACGCCGGGCAGCTCGACGAGGCGTGGGCGGCGCTGTGCACCGCTCAACTGGACTGCGACGAGACCCGGTTCGTCTGCGCGCGGCACGCCTTCCTCAAGGAGGAGTGGCCGTCGGTGCTGACGTTCGCCCGGGGGATCCAGGAGCCCTTCCTCCGTGACGAGGCGCAGTTCTGCATCGGTGCGGCGCTCTTCGCCCAGGGCGTCTACCACGAGGCGCTCAACGTACTGGGGCCCCTGCCGCAGAAGCTGGAGGTGGGGAGCCGTTTCGACGGCGAAGTGGCGTACTTCCGTGGGCGGTGCCTGGAGAGTCTCGGCGACACGGAAGCGGCGTTGAAGCAGTATCAGTACGCCTTCCGCTGCGCTCCGGGGATTCACGACGTGGACGTACGGGCTCAGGTACGCCGGACGTCTCCCGTCCCGTCGGACGGCCCGGCGGCCCCGGTGGCGCCCGGGACCGCCCCCGCACCGAGTGCCCCTGCGTCCGCCGCCCCCGGTGGTGGCCGGAACGGGCAGAGCGGTCAACACGGCCAGTCCGACCAGTGCGCGCCGGATCCGGCCGCCCTGCTGGCCGAGGCCCAGGAGGCGCTCGACGCGATGATCGGCCTGGAGCCGGTGAAGCGTCAGGTGCAGACGCTCATCGCCCAGCTGCGCATGGCGGCGGTGCGCGAGGAGCAGGGCCTGCCCAGCAGCGCCCGTCCCCGGCACTTCGTCTTCGCCGGTCCTCCCGGCACCGGGAAGACCACGGTCGCCCGCATCGTCGGCAAGGTCTTCGCTGGTCTCGGGCTGCTGGAGAAGGGGCACGTCATCGAGGCCCAGCGCGTCGATCTCGTCGGCCAGCACCTCGGATCCACCGCCATCAAGACGAGCGGGGTGATCGATTCCGCGATGGACGGCGTGCTGTTCGTGGACGAGGCGTACGCCCTGTCCAACAGCGGGTACTCCGGTGGCGACGCGTTCGGCGACGAGGCGCTCCAGGTGCTGCTCAAGCGGGCCGAGGACGACCGGGACCGGCTGGTCGTGGTGCTGGCGGGGTACCGGGACGAGATGGCCGGGCTGCTCGCCACCAACCCCGGGCTGGCCTCGCGGTTCACCACCCGGGTCGACTTCCCCTCGTACGACTGGGAGCAGTTGCTCCTCATCGCGCGGTCGGTTCTGGCGGCTCAGGGCGACGCGCCGTCGGACGAAGCGGCGGAAGCACTCGGGCAGGCGTTCCGCACCGCTGCGGAACGCGAGCTGACCGACACTCTGGGCAACGGGCGCTTCGCCCGTGAGCTGTGCCTGAAGGCGACCGCCCTGCGGGACCTGCGGCTGCTCCCCGCCCACGCTGCGGGAACGCTGACCCGCGAGGACATCGTCACGGTGCTGCCCGAGGACGTGAACGCCGCGTACCAGGAGCTCATGGAACCGCATGACGGACCGTCATGA
- a CDS encoding ATP-binding protein, giving the protein MNSKPPLPLRPLRTTQPRFPWHHFTMRFTSSPRGARLARRLAGKRLHAWGVPYGSDAHDALTLVVSELAANAVSHGLVPGRGFRLRLSAEGTTVRVEVTDTRGECLPALTEPSDELEGGRGLLLVAALTDCWGWYPREDGPGKTVWAVLDLGPA; this is encoded by the coding sequence ATGAACAGCAAGCCACCACTCCCCCTACGCCCCCTCCGCACCACCCAACCCCGCTTCCCCTGGCACCACTTCACGATGCGCTTCACCTCCAGCCCACGCGGCGCCCGCCTCGCCCGCCGCCTCGCCGGGAAACGTCTCCACGCGTGGGGCGTCCCCTACGGAAGCGACGCACACGACGCGTTGACGCTGGTCGTCTCCGAACTCGCCGCCAACGCCGTGAGCCACGGCCTGGTACCCGGACGTGGCTTCCGTCTCCGGCTTTCCGCCGAAGGCACGACCGTACGCGTGGAGGTCACCGACACCCGGGGCGAATGCCTCCCCGCCCTCACCGAACCGTCCGACGAACTGGAGGGAGGCCGCGGCCTGCTTCTGGTGGCCGCGCTCACGGACTGCTGGGGTTGGTATCCGCGCGAGGACGGGCCGGGAAAGACGGTCTGGGCCGTGCTGGACCTGGGGCCCGCGTAG
- a CDS encoding helix-turn-helix domain-containing protein translates to MTQDGAGAVAGESGSGVMIAFGRQLKLLRTRAGLDRTEFGKRVGYAGQSVASFEQGRRIPQPGFIDKADDILDAGGLLKALKEEVVRAQYPAFFRDAARLEAGAAALCVYGVYAIPGLLQTADYARAGFQMERPLLDDEVIEQGVLARLARQEIYDRRPAPLLSFIVEESVLHRPIGGSSTRYGQLEQVLHIGRKRNVEVQVMPMDREDHGALGGPFTLIDTAQGQRIAYAEVQGDSRLYTAQSTVRELEARYGIIRSQALTPSESSEFIEKLLGGR, encoded by the coding sequence ATGACGCAGGACGGTGCGGGTGCGGTTGCGGGGGAGTCCGGGTCCGGGGTGATGATCGCGTTCGGGAGGCAACTGAAACTGCTGCGAACGCGGGCAGGGTTGGACCGGACGGAGTTCGGGAAGCGAGTGGGGTACGCGGGGCAGTCGGTCGCGTCGTTCGAGCAGGGGAGGCGGATTCCGCAGCCGGGGTTCATCGACAAGGCAGACGACATTCTGGATGCCGGGGGGCTACTGAAGGCGCTGAAGGAAGAGGTGGTGCGGGCACAGTATCCGGCGTTCTTCCGGGACGCGGCACGGTTGGAAGCCGGAGCTGCGGCGCTGTGCGTATACGGGGTCTACGCGATTCCGGGTCTGTTGCAGACGGCGGATTACGCGCGAGCCGGTTTCCAGATGGAGCGCCCGCTGCTGGACGACGAGGTCATTGAACAGGGCGTTCTGGCCCGACTGGCCAGACAGGAGATCTATGACCGACGCCCCGCTCCTTTGTTGAGCTTCATCGTCGAGGAGTCCGTACTTCATCGGCCGATCGGCGGTTCGTCGACTAGGTACGGTCAGTTGGAGCAGGTGCTCCACATCGGCAGGAAGCGAAACGTCGAGGTTCAGGTGATGCCGATGGATCGCGAGGACCACGGTGCTCTGGGGGGACCATTCACGCTGATCGACACCGCGCAGGGGCAGCGCATCGCGTACGCCGAAGTGCAGGGTGACAGCCGTCTCTATACCGCACAGTCGACGGTTCGTGAGCTCGAAGCCCGCTATGGCATCATCCGGTCTCAGGCACTCACCCCGAGTGAGTCTTCGGAGTTCATCGAGAAACTTCTGGGAGGGAGATGA
- a CDS encoding DUF397 domain-containing protein has translation MTVQRIEPTMPALEWFKSSYSTGNGGECVEVATGSTHVFVRDSKRLDGPMLTVGPEAWVGFVGLVTG, from the coding sequence ATGACCGTGCAGCGCATCGAACCGACTATGCCTGCGTTGGAGTGGTTCAAGAGCAGTTACAGCACCGGCAATGGCGGCGAGTGTGTCGAGGTTGCCACCGGATCCACCCACGTATTCGTCCGGGACTCGAAGCGGCTCGACGGACCGATGCTGACCGTTGGACCCGAGGCGTGGGTCGGGTTCGTTGGGCTGGTCACGGGCTGA
- a CDS encoding PadR family transcriptional regulator, whose product MTEQSLREPTLLLLTALADAPRHGYALIKEVETISRGRVRLRAGTLYGALERLLKQGLIRVESEEVVDSRMRRTYALTDAGSVLLAAEAERLRATADEAVRRLGINLDRPDGATA is encoded by the coding sequence ATGACCGAGCAATCGCTGCGGGAACCGACCCTCCTGCTTCTCACTGCCCTCGCGGACGCGCCCCGCCATGGCTACGCACTCATCAAGGAGGTGGAGACGATCTCTCGCGGCCGGGTCCGCCTACGAGCAGGCACCCTGTACGGCGCGCTGGAACGATTGCTCAAGCAGGGGCTCATCCGGGTCGAGAGCGAGGAGGTCGTCGACAGCCGGATGCGCCGCACCTACGCCCTCACCGACGCGGGTTCCGTCCTCCTCGCCGCCGAGGCCGAGCGCCTGCGCGCCACCGCCGACGAGGCGGTGCGGCGCCTGGGAATCAACCTCGACCGACCGGACGGAGCCACCGCATGA
- a CDS encoding alkaline phosphatase family protein: MAELTRRRLLGSAAGAVGGAAALSLLPPSVQKAVAAGPPRHGSMRDIEHVVMLMQENRSFDHYFGTLSGVRGFSDPHAQKLDNGRSVFYQPDAVNPKGYLLPFHLDTHTSSAQAIPSTSHAWSVQHEAWNNGRMDQWLPAHRKADGANGPYVMGYYTREDIPFQFALAETFTICDNYFCSVFGPTWPNRMYWMTGTIDPGGAQGGPIIDNTVPEPYRWTTYAERLQAAGISWKVYQQEDSYGCNMLTNFRTFRDAQPGDELYERGVRPQPEGTFEDDARNDRLPAVSWIMPTSYQSEHPDYLPAAGADFVAQKIEAIASNPKVWAKTAFILNYDENDGLFDHVAPPTPKAGTTDEFIQGLPIGGGFRVPSIIISPWTVGGWVAGEAFDHTSVLQFLEQFTGVREPNITQWRRRTFGNLTSAFRFSDTRHRPPHLPDDTAEQLEQAKEEVATLPKPTLPGAAQKFPKQERGHRPRT; encoded by the coding sequence ATGGCCGAGTTGACGCGACGCAGACTCCTTGGATCAGCGGCCGGTGCCGTCGGTGGCGCTGCCGCACTCTCACTGCTGCCACCCAGCGTGCAGAAGGCCGTGGCGGCCGGTCCGCCGCGCCACGGCTCCATGCGCGACATCGAACACGTCGTGATGCTGATGCAGGAGAACCGCTCCTTCGACCACTACTTCGGCACGCTCTCCGGCGTACGCGGATTCAGTGACCCGCACGCGCAGAAGCTGGACAACGGCCGCTCGGTCTTCTATCAGCCCGACGCGGTGAACCCCAAGGGCTACCTGCTGCCGTTCCACCTGGACACCCATACCTCCAGCGCCCAGGCCATCCCGTCCACCAGCCACGCCTGGTCCGTGCAGCACGAGGCGTGGAACAACGGCAGGATGGACCAGTGGCTGCCCGCCCACCGCAAGGCCGACGGCGCCAACGGCCCTTATGTCATGGGGTACTACACGCGGGAGGACATCCCGTTCCAGTTCGCGCTCGCGGAGACGTTCACCATCTGCGACAACTACTTCTGTTCCGTGTTCGGCCCCACCTGGCCGAACCGGATGTACTGGATGACCGGCACCATCGACCCGGGCGGCGCTCAGGGCGGCCCGATCATCGACAACACCGTGCCCGAGCCGTACCGGTGGACGACCTACGCCGAGCGCCTCCAGGCGGCAGGCATCAGCTGGAAGGTGTACCAGCAGGAGGACTCCTACGGCTGCAACATGCTGACGAACTTCCGGACGTTCCGGGATGCCCAGCCGGGCGACGAGCTGTACGAGCGCGGTGTGCGTCCGCAGCCCGAGGGCACCTTCGAGGACGACGCCCGCAACGACCGTCTGCCGGCCGTCTCCTGGATCATGCCGACGAGCTACCAGTCCGAGCACCCGGACTATCTCCCGGCGGCGGGCGCGGACTTCGTGGCGCAGAAGATCGAGGCCATCGCCTCCAACCCGAAGGTGTGGGCGAAGACGGCCTTCATCCTCAACTACGACGAGAACGACGGGCTGTTCGACCATGTGGCGCCGCCCACTCCGAAGGCCGGTACCACGGACGAGTTCATCCAGGGTCTGCCCATCGGCGGCGGATTCCGCGTCCCGTCGATCATCATCTCGCCCTGGACCGTGGGTGGTTGGGTAGCGGGCGAGGCGTTCGACCACACCTCGGTGCTGCAGTTCCTGGAGCAGTTCACGGGGGTGCGGGAACCCAACATCACCCAGTGGCGCCGCCGCACCTTCGGTAACCTGACCTCGGCCTTCCGCTTCTCCGACACCCGGCACCGCCCGCCGCACCTGCCGGACGACACGGCGGAACAGCTGGAACAGGCGAAGGAAGAGGTGGCGACGCTGCCGAAGCCGACGCTGCCGGGGGCGGCGCAGAAGTTCCCGAAGCAGGAGCGGGGGCACCGGCCTCGTACGTAG
- a CDS encoding CbtA family protein — MNSISVRALLVRGMLAGLVAGVLALIVAYLLGEPQVDSAIAFEGSHSHEHEEELVSRSLQSTAGLATGVLVFGVAVGGIAALAFCVALGRIGRFGPRATAVLISVSALIAVYLVPFLKYPANPPSVGSPDTIGKRTTLYFLMIVLSVLLAVAAVLVGKRLAPRLGNWNATITAGAAFLVAVGLAYAFLPTINEVPKDFPATLLWRFRLSALAIQFTLWTAFGLLFGHLAERHLIPRTVPARSEDSTALRNTAPVS; from the coding sequence ATGAACTCCATATCCGTCCGGGCCCTGCTGGTCCGTGGCATGCTCGCCGGGCTCGTCGCCGGTGTGCTGGCGCTGATCGTCGCCTATCTGCTCGGTGAGCCGCAGGTGGACTCGGCCATCGCCTTCGAGGGCTCGCACAGCCATGAGCACGAAGAGGAACTGGTCAGCCGTTCGCTCCAGTCCACGGCCGGGCTGGCCACCGGGGTGCTCGTCTTCGGTGTCGCGGTCGGTGGCATCGCCGCGCTCGCGTTCTGCGTCGCACTCGGCCGTATCGGCAGGTTCGGCCCGCGTGCCACCGCCGTGCTGATCTCGGTCAGCGCGCTGATCGCCGTGTACCTCGTGCCCTTCCTGAAGTACCCGGCGAACCCGCCGTCCGTCGGCAGCCCCGACACCATCGGCAAACGCACCACCCTGTACTTCCTGATGATCGTGCTCAGCGTGCTGCTCGCCGTCGCCGCCGTGCTGGTGGGCAAGCGGCTGGCGCCCCGTCTGGGCAACTGGAACGCCACGATCACGGCCGGGGCCGCGTTCCTCGTGGCGGTCGGGCTGGCGTACGCGTTCCTGCCGACGATCAACGAGGTGCCGAAGGACTTCCCGGCCACGCTGCTCTGGCGGTTCCGGCTCTCGGCACTCGCCATCCAGTTCACGCTGTGGACCGCCTTCGGGCTGCTCTTCGGCCACCTCGCCGAACGGCATCTCATACCGCGTACGGTCCCGGCCCGCAGCGAGGACAGCACCGCCCTACGCAACACCGCACCGGTGAGCTGA
- a CDS encoding CbtB domain-containing protein, which produces MANTLAPTPSAPATPAIAPISLKAIAPWAVFFGILMLILLYFVGAEQGATSLVSGSDVHEWVHDGRHLLGFPCH; this is translated from the coding sequence ATGGCAAACACCCTTGCCCCCACCCCGAGTGCCCCCGCCACTCCGGCGATCGCACCCATCTCCCTCAAGGCCATCGCCCCGTGGGCGGTCTTCTTCGGGATCCTCATGCTCATCCTGCTGTACTTCGTCGGCGCCGAGCAGGGCGCGACCTCGCTCGTCTCCGGTTCGGACGTGCACGAGTGGGTTCACGACGGCCGTCATCTCCTCGGCTTCCCCTGCCACTGA
- a CDS encoding histidine phosphatase family protein, translating into MGELILVRHGETSWSRTMKHTSWTDLPLTAFGEDQARAVAPLLAERRIALTLTSPLARARRTAELAGLSPAYPDTDLHEWDYGAYEGITTVEIHRDRPDWDLWTDGVAEGPPEHPGETPEQVGARADRVLATVDKALRDADLDGQGGDVVVVGHAHFLRVLTARRLGLPASGGSLFRLDTASVSRIGTEHGRPVVAAWNQVPAVTA; encoded by the coding sequence ATGGGTGAGCTGATTCTCGTGCGGCACGGTGAGACCAGCTGGAGCCGCACGATGAAACACACCAGCTGGACGGATCTTCCGCTGACGGCGTTCGGTGAGGACCAGGCGCGCGCGGTCGCCCCGCTGCTGGCCGAGCGCCGGATCGCCCTCACCCTGACCAGCCCCCTCGCCCGCGCCAGGCGCACCGCCGAGCTGGCCGGGCTCAGCCCCGCGTACCCCGACACCGACCTGCACGAATGGGACTACGGGGCGTACGAGGGCATCACCACCGTGGAGATCCACCGGGACCGGCCCGACTGGGACCTGTGGACCGACGGGGTGGCCGAGGGCCCGCCCGAGCACCCCGGTGAGACCCCCGAGCAGGTCGGCGCGCGAGCGGACCGGGTGCTGGCCACCGTCGACAAGGCGCTGCGCGACGCCGACCTCGACGGGCAGGGCGGAGACGTCGTGGTGGTCGGCCACGCCCATTTCCTGCGGGTGCTGACCGCTCGCCGCCTCGGGCTCCCGGCGTCCGGCGGATCGCTCTTCCGGCTGGACACCGCGTCGGTGAGCCGGATCGGTACCGAGCACGGCCGTCCCGTCGTCGCCGCGTGGAATCAGGTGCCCGCCGTCACGGCGTGA
- a CDS encoding DUF2127 domain-containing protein, giving the protein MKIDWDRRTCARRGHVTYVPQEPELAERLRAETRLGEAWRCLRCGDFALGDPHGSGPADEAPLVPRGKVLRDLFILRFLAVERAVRGVFIVLAAVAVWKFSNSQDAVRRLFDENLDVLRPVFRHFHYDLDHSPVVGTIQKTFGYKHSTLMLVAVLLLAYALIEIIEGVGLWRAKRWAEYLTVVATAVFLPLEVYELTEKVSWLKIATLTINILAVLYILLGKRLFGLRGGHAAFEAERQSASLLEVETTAGVGAVTP; this is encoded by the coding sequence CTGAAGATCGACTGGGACCGGCGCACCTGCGCACGGCGCGGGCACGTGACCTATGTCCCGCAGGAGCCGGAACTGGCGGAGCGGCTGCGCGCCGAGACGCGGCTGGGCGAGGCCTGGCGCTGTCTGCGGTGCGGGGACTTCGCCCTGGGCGACCCGCACGGATCGGGCCCCGCGGACGAGGCCCCGCTCGTACCGCGCGGCAAGGTGCTGCGCGACCTGTTCATCCTGCGCTTCCTCGCCGTGGAGCGGGCGGTGCGCGGGGTGTTCATCGTGCTGGCGGCGGTGGCCGTATGGAAGTTCAGCAACAGCCAGGACGCGGTGCGCAGGCTCTTCGACGAGAACCTGGACGTGCTGCGTCCGGTGTTCCGGCACTTCCACTACGACCTGGACCACTCGCCGGTGGTCGGCACGATTCAGAAGACCTTCGGCTACAAGCACTCCACGCTGATGCTGGTGGCCGTACTGCTGCTGGCGTACGCGCTGATCGAGATCATCGAAGGTGTCGGGCTGTGGCGGGCCAAGCGCTGGGCCGAGTACCTGACCGTGGTGGCGACCGCCGTCTTCCTGCCCCTGGAGGTCTACGAGCTGACCGAGAAGGTCAGTTGGCTGAAGATCGCCACCCTGACGATCAACATCCTGGCCGTCCTGTACATCCTGCTCGGCAAGCGGCTGTTCGGGTTGCGCGGCGGCCACGCCGCCTTCGAGGCCGAGCGGCAGAGCGCCTCACTGCTCGAAGTGGAGACCACGGCGGGGGTCGGAGCCGTCACGCCGTGA
- a CDS encoding DUF4135 domain-containing protein — protein sequence MRQSPELPPAAARLIRAAARGGATEAFPPVVTAGPDGTVARDPGPHGEAVAHRLGELLAGPAFTPLLDLLERLESWCGSLAPELSGLCAGALPELSGLCTGALSGHPAAPSTAPPATVPSPVAPSSTASSGGLLSTQNTALFGPLVLEVFTACATAPADTARRFATERGAQFQRALGLFLRRLHRDLQGPDWPEGPRWRGTLVALSAYGEETHNGGQRVLRARFSGGGSVAYKPRPASGEALFLATEGSVFALLNALPAASGEILLPTLRCWTGNGGDRHAYSWQEWIEPPPQAGVLRSSGRWRQTGTVLTEARTGPFWHRAGSLAAAAFAFGFSDLIGDNLLTGSRDGVDGPLLHPVDLEVFLAATPRLYDTHLVHDPAMGDQHHVGLESGELWCGPEGPALCWRASEGGGLELQRRTRPFTRQASRSVVGDHLGRTGYGPHLTALLRGMFDAWTLLCRHRDEVSGFIEERRAHHYVRVIARTTSAYAEAVTSLDPAARAGFTPDERAQLARGDAPYFFRTADGGPLLVLEPSPDGFRPVPAAGAPSAESWWPPAGGTSTADRLTLAALGIALRDAVRYVFADTAHHVHDERSGVRLDLPGPRHGRVAFDWAETGRRITYTWDAATVRVGVEELSAPLAPLPPAPDTDIGRWMCALDRADAALRERWTATGFTDGALEVRLGRLVRAGIRRLRGVVERYGWPDRPLVGPAAAGAAARLLQHADDELGFRKEALELMRKSAEAGRTPWREVAGVTDSVRLSENRPQLYGTRFTRAGGVLRPFPIEDSEDLAEIDRRRAGMGLEPLRQYTARIRERFPLDAATRRPTP from the coding sequence GTGCGCCAGTCACCCGAACTGCCCCCGGCCGCCGCGCGGTTGATCCGCGCGGCGGCGCGGGGAGGGGCCACGGAGGCCTTTCCGCCCGTGGTCACCGCGGGGCCTGACGGCACGGTGGCCAGGGACCCGGGCCCCCACGGGGAGGCCGTTGCCCATCGGCTCGGCGAGCTGCTGGCCGGACCCGCCTTCACTCCGCTGCTCGACCTGCTGGAACGGCTGGAGAGCTGGTGCGGGTCCCTCGCTCCCGAACTCTCCGGACTCTGCGCGGGCGCTCTGCCCGAACTCTCCGGGCTCTGCACCGGCGCTCTCTCCGGGCATCCCGCTGCGCCCTCCACCGCGCCCCCTGCCACCGTGCCCTCTCCCGTTGCGCCGTCTTCCACGGCTTCCTCCGGAGGGCTGCTCAGCACGCAGAACACCGCGCTCTTCGGGCCGCTCGTCCTGGAGGTCTTCACGGCCTGTGCGACGGCGCCCGCCGACACGGCCCGGCGCTTCGCGACCGAACGGGGCGCACAGTTCCAGCGCGCCCTCGGCCTCTTCCTCCGCCGCCTCCACCGTGACCTCCAGGGCCCCGACTGGCCGGAAGGGCCACGATGGCGGGGAACGCTGGTCGCCCTGAGCGCGTACGGCGAGGAGACCCACAACGGCGGACAGCGCGTACTGCGCGCGCGGTTCAGTGGCGGTGGCTCCGTTGCGTACAAACCACGCCCCGCTTCCGGCGAAGCCCTGTTCCTCGCCACCGAGGGCTCGGTATTCGCCCTGCTCAACGCCCTGCCCGCCGCCTCGGGCGAGATCCTGCTGCCCACGCTGCGCTGCTGGACCGGCAACGGCGGCGACCGGCACGCCTACAGCTGGCAGGAGTGGATCGAGCCGCCCCCGCAGGCCGGAGTGCTGCGCAGCTCGGGCCGGTGGCGGCAGACCGGCACCGTACTCACCGAAGCCCGGACCGGGCCCTTCTGGCATCGCGCCGGATCGCTGGCCGCGGCGGCCTTCGCCTTCGGCTTCTCGGATCTGATCGGCGACAACCTGCTGACCGGGTCGCGGGACGGGGTCGACGGTCCGCTGCTCCACCCCGTCGACCTGGAAGTGTTCCTGGCCGCGACACCCCGGCTGTACGACACCCATCTCGTCCACGACCCCGCCATGGGCGACCAGCACCATGTGGGACTGGAGTCCGGGGAGCTGTGGTGCGGCCCCGAGGGCCCCGCGCTCTGCTGGCGGGCATCGGAGGGGGGCGGGCTGGAACTCCAGCGCAGGACAAGGCCGTTCACCCGGCAGGCATCGCGGTCCGTCGTCGGTGACCATCTGGGCAGGACCGGGTACGGGCCGCATCTGACCGCGCTGCTGCGGGGCATGTTCGACGCCTGGACGCTGCTGTGCCGCCACCGTGACGAGGTCTCCGGATTCATCGAGGAGCGCCGCGCGCACCACTACGTACGGGTGATCGCCCGAACCACTTCCGCGTACGCCGAAGCCGTCACGTCCCTGGACCCCGCGGCGCGCGCGGGCTTCACCCCCGACGAGCGGGCCCAGCTCGCGCGTGGCGACGCGCCGTACTTCTTCCGCACCGCCGACGGCGGCCCGCTGCTCGTACTGGAACCCTCCCCGGACGGATTCCGGCCGGTGCCCGCGGCCGGGGCCCCATCCGCCGAGAGCTGGTGGCCACCGGCCGGCGGCACCTCGACGGCGGACCGGCTCACACTGGCGGCGCTCGGCATCGCGCTGCGCGACGCGGTGCGGTACGTCTTCGCGGACACCGCACACCACGTCCACGACGAGCGGTCCGGCGTACGGCTCGACCTGCCGGGGCCCCGGCACGGCCGGGTCGCCTTCGACTGGGCGGAGACCGGTCGCCGCATCACGTACACCTGGGACGCCGCCACGGTGCGCGTCGGCGTCGAAGAGCTGTCGGCCCCGCTCGCGCCGCTGCCGCCCGCGCCCGACACGGACATCGGCCGGTGGATGTGCGCACTCGACCGTGCCGACGCCGCGCTGCGCGAGCGCTGGACGGCGACCGGGTTCACCGACGGAGCGCTGGAGGTACGGCTGGGACGGCTGGTCCGCGCGGGCATCCGCCGGCTGCGCGGTGTCGTCGAGCGCTACGGCTGGCCCGACCGGCCACTCGTGGGCCCCGCCGCGGCGGGCGCCGCCGCCCGGCTGCTCCAGCACGCCGATGACGAACTCGGCTTCCGCAAAGAGGCGTTGGAGCTGATGAGGAAGTCGGCGGAGGCCGGGCGGACGCCCTGGCGCGAAGTGGCCGGGGTGACCGACTCGGTGCGGCTGTCCGAGAACCGGCCACAGCTGTACGGCACCAGGTTCACCCGGGCCGGCGGAGTCCTGCGGCCCTTCCCGATCGAGGACTCCGAGGACCTCGCGGAGATCGACCGGCGCAGAGCCGGAATGGGACTTGAGCCGTTGCGGCAGTACACCGCGCGCATCCGGGAGCGCTTCCCGCTCGACGCCGCCACCAGGAGGCCGACACCATGA